A single Tenacibaculum sp. 190524A02b DNA region contains:
- a CDS encoding TonB-dependent receptor domain-containing protein encodes MKIYFYSICMLYAISSFSQDVFKGMIMDKNNAKDNLGVYGASVHWLNTDIGTTTNEKGWFSIPYKKEYSKLVVSFIGYKTDTLTINNTKVIHHFLTEDNQLDEVAIDAKKEATQRSFLQAQNLVTINSEELLKAACCNLSESFETNPSIDVNFSDALTGTKQIQMLGLTSPYLLITQENIPSIRGASQAFGLTFTPGTWVESIQITKGSGSVINGYESISGQINTELVKPFNDKKLFINAYGSVGGRLELNTHFNQKINKKWQTGIYVHGDYRGLKFDRNKDGFLDNPLANQINIMNRWQYTDVEKGWVSFINVRYLNDEKQLGQLAFNSKTDKGSTSIWGSQINTNRFEVAGKVGYVFPDLPFQSFGLQTAYSNHKQESYFGLRDYNIQHQSFYGSFNFNSIIGDTRHKFKTGLNFMYDDYDELVLTTSYKRNEIATGAFFEYAYDNADDLSLTAGIRIDHHNLLGTFLTPRLHTRYTPWEKGVFRASVGQGRRSANIFAENQQLFASSRQINIGNTGGKIYGLNPEKAWNYGVSFLQGYKLFGRKGDVTIDFYQTNFTNQIVVDWENAREISFYNLSGKSIANSFQVEVNQNIIPYFNVRLAYKVYDVTTDYISGNLSKPLQARNRFFANVSYETKKKENGAKWKFDATYNWLGKQRLPNTSANLPQYQLPTYTNGYSLVNTQITKVFSKAFEIYAGAENLTNYKQKNPILGSNDPFGSNFDTTIVYAPIFGSNFYTGLRFKID; translated from the coding sequence ATGAAAATATATTTTTATAGCATATGTATGTTATATGCTATATCCTCATTCTCTCAAGATGTATTTAAGGGGATGATTATGGATAAAAACAATGCTAAAGATAATCTTGGCGTGTATGGAGCTTCCGTACATTGGTTAAATACTGATATTGGAACTACCACCAATGAAAAAGGGTGGTTTTCTATACCGTATAAAAAAGAGTACTCTAAGTTAGTGGTAAGTTTTATTGGTTATAAAACCGATACCTTAACTATTAATAATACAAAAGTGATTCATCACTTTTTAACTGAAGATAATCAGTTAGATGAAGTTGCTATTGATGCAAAAAAAGAAGCTACGCAACGTTCTTTTTTACAAGCACAAAACCTTGTTACTATTAACAGTGAAGAGTTATTAAAAGCCGCTTGCTGTAATCTATCTGAGAGTTTTGAAACCAATCCTTCTATCGATGTTAATTTTTCAGATGCTTTAACGGGCACTAAACAAATTCAAATGCTGGGTTTAACCAGTCCATACCTGTTAATTACTCAGGAAAATATTCCTTCTATAAGAGGTGCTTCTCAAGCTTTTGGACTTACGTTTACTCCAGGTACTTGGGTAGAGAGTATACAAATAACCAAAGGATCAGGAAGTGTAATTAATGGTTACGAAAGTATTTCTGGACAAATTAATACTGAACTTGTAAAACCTTTTAATGATAAAAAGTTATTTATAAATGCCTATGGTTCTGTTGGTGGAAGATTGGAATTGAATACTCATTTTAATCAAAAGATTAATAAAAAATGGCAAACGGGTATTTATGTACATGGTGATTATAGAGGGCTAAAATTTGATAGAAATAAGGATGGTTTTTTAGACAACCCCTTAGCCAATCAAATTAATATCATGAATCGTTGGCAATACACCGATGTTGAAAAAGGATGGGTGAGTTTTATTAATGTAAGATACTTAAATGATGAAAAACAACTAGGACAATTAGCCTTTAATTCTAAAACCGATAAAGGTTCAACATCTATTTGGGGAAGTCAAATTAACACGAACAGGTTTGAAGTAGCAGGTAAAGTTGGTTATGTTTTTCCTGATTTACCTTTTCAAAGTTTTGGGCTTCAAACTGCTTATAGTAATCATAAACAAGAATCTTATTTTGGTTTAAGAGACTATAACATTCAACATCAAAGTTTTTATGGTAGTTTTAATTTTAACTCTATTATTGGTGATACTCGACATAAATTTAAAACAGGGCTTAATTTTATGTATGATGATTATGATGAGTTAGTATTAACCACATCTTATAAAAGAAATGAAATAGCAACAGGTGCTTTCTTTGAGTATGCCTATGATAATGCAGATGATTTAAGTTTAACAGCTGGTATACGAATTGATCATCATAATTTATTAGGTACTTTTTTAACACCTAGGCTTCATACCAGATATACTCCTTGGGAAAAAGGTGTTTTTAGAGCCTCTGTAGGACAAGGAAGAAGAAGTGCTAATATTTTTGCTGAAAATCAGCAATTGTTTGCTTCTTCAAGACAAATCAATATTGGTAATACTGGCGGTAAAATTTACGGTTTAAATCCTGAAAAGGCATGGAATTATGGTGTCTCATTTTTACAAGGCTATAAGCTTTTTGGTAGAAAGGGGGATGTAACTATTGATTTCTATCAAACTAATTTCACCAACCAAATAGTTGTTGATTGGGAAAATGCTAGGGAAATAAGTTTTTACAATTTATCTGGTAAAAGTATTGCGAATAGCTTTCAAGTGGAGGTAAATCAAAATATAATTCCTTATTTCAATGTGCGTTTAGCTTATAAAGTTTATGATGTAACCACAGATTATATTTCTGGAAACTTATCAAAACCTTTACAAGCTAGAAATCGATTTTTTGCCAATGTTTCTTATGAAACTAAAAAGAAAGAAAACGGTGCTAAATGGAAGTTTGACGCTACTTATAACTGGTTAGGCAAACAACGCCTGCCTAATACTTCAGCTAATTTACCTCAATATCAGTTGCCCACTTATACCAATGGATATAGTTTAGTAAACACTCAAATAACTAAGGTATTTTCTAAAGCCTTTGAGATATATGCTGGCGCAGAAAACTTAACAAATTATAAACAGAAAAACCCAATATTGGGTAGTAACGATCCCTTTGGATCAAATTTTGATACAACCATAGTATATGCTCCTATTTTTGGAAGCAATTTTTATACTGGTTTACGATTTAAAATAGATTAA
- a CDS encoding heavy-metal-associated domain-containing protein, with amino-acid sequence MKKTVLILMMLFIGVTASAQKKKKNAKASFKVDGVCMMCKKRIEKAALGIKGVKFAVWNVQNHDLNVIFDERKTSIKTIKQTVAKVGHDTKEVKATTEAYDNLHPCCKYRDEEIINSHQKKG; translated from the coding sequence ATGAAGAAAACAGTTTTAATTTTAATGATGCTTTTTATTGGAGTTACAGCATCAGCCCAAAAGAAGAAAAAAAATGCAAAAGCCTCTTTTAAAGTAGACGGCGTTTGCATGATGTGTAAAAAGCGAATTGAAAAAGCCGCTTTAGGTATTAAAGGTGTAAAGTTTGCCGTTTGGAATGTTCAAAACCATGATTTAAATGTAATTTTCGACGAGAGAAAAACCAGTATTAAAACCATTAAACAAACGGTAGCTAAAGTTGGACATGATACTAAAGAGGTAAAAGCTACTACAGAAGCTTATGATAATTTACATCCTTGTTGTAAGTATAGAGATGAAGAAATAATTAACAGCCATCAAAAGAAAGGTTAA
- a CDS encoding response regulator transcription factor: MNKLDVVIVEDHENILESFKEIVNASEKFRAAGAFLSGEEAIDFLKLINTPPTIMLVDIQLGGMNGIQTIREAKKIAPSVLPIIISVHENSKFIFDALCVGAVGYLNKNTTPKELITALEQTCNGGAPMSSNIARKVVESFQLPHEKELSERENEVLTLLAKGKSYASIAQELSLSLNTIKTHTRNIYEKLQVNSKKEIMEKYGDKIN, from the coding sequence ATGAATAAATTAGATGTAGTGATTGTGGAAGATCACGAGAATATTTTAGAATCTTTTAAAGAGATTGTAAACGCTTCTGAAAAATTTAGAGCAGCCGGAGCTTTTTTATCTGGAGAAGAAGCAATTGATTTTTTAAAACTAATTAATACACCTCCAACTATTATGTTGGTAGATATCCAATTAGGAGGGATGAATGGAATACAAACAATTAGAGAGGCCAAGAAAATAGCACCGTCTGTATTGCCTATTATTATTTCAGTTCATGAAAACTCAAAATTTATTTTTGATGCGCTTTGTGTAGGAGCTGTAGGATATTTAAATAAAAACACAACACCAAAAGAATTAATTACTGCTCTTGAGCAAACCTGTAATGGAGGTGCACCCATGAGCAGTAATATAGCAAGAAAAGTTGTTGAGTCTTTTCAGTTACCTCATGAAAAAGAATTGTCTGAGAGAGAGAACGAAGTTTTAACTTTATTAGCTAAAGGAAAAAGTTATGCTTCCATTGCTCAAGAACTCAGTTTATCTTTGAATACCATAAAAACGCATACTAGAAATATTTACGAGAAGTTACAAGTAAATAGTAAAAAGGAAATTATGGAAAAATATGGAGATAAAATAAATTAA
- a CDS encoding two-component regulator propeller domain-containing protein — MQYKLSFLLSFVAVCCIGSIFGQELIYKHYTIKNGLPHDITYQLIQDSKGYIWIGTDDGLAKFNGTEFTNYSYEDGLTSNYVIDVIEGKHQEKYIATWGGGLHKLQNNKISQLREAANTTYTKTNKIDFIAKGQVYLNDDRVNFKIFNPKTNAYKVVEVIKDEFGNKEVTFNKVNSEGVKYNTSETVVDSVVYIHNNPVARLLDIDFKGVYAFKNSKLITISKQIEDKKIDAITKVKDTFLVASDDNIYKVFNGEIIDKSNISILKEKQVLDLRYINNTLYFISIDKNAKRELYSYKYNNEVINISKRLGIRSLISDFLISKEGDLWITTYGGGLYQIPNVPFKFYGSAFFEETDFKDIHFYKNKEYLLSTNTIYQLHKGKVEKRAELDFHEEKMYLNKNKFEILTLKRATHWVNHQLDIPVEAARYLLRKVNTSIQIDTNFIFINQKRIKRKKTPITKYFLKDSVFYLAYARGGFCKFSAKTGKLLKFWGQNTKIETNRISDFEVVKDTVWLATNKGLFKLVNDQFKEQYTTKNGLLSNHINSICLNTTDNSLWMGTQKGLNVKCRENIYVLNDEVGQESSFITRVKKHNGFIYALGNNGVFTYKLDKKIPVNKTRLQVTKEGSVFSIDAINYTNPKSIQLAYKLNNDDWMVTKNTIVNFSSLSGGTHIVQFKYKDNLSNWKYTKDYTFKIHTPWHEQTWFYVMVTILILGAVVLLLFWGLRRSIKKNKVLKSNIEEKEKLQKALKEVRKNVARDFHDELGNKLASISITSNLLIDSGYESDKDKHDKKIKQIKKDADYLYQGMRDFVWALDHKNDDVHQLQGYLNDFGESLFENTIIAFYSSHNLTNEKVGLPFYWSKQLVLVFKEAMTNVLKHSKATQVKLNFILDKNTLTIELEDNGVGFAMEELKRVNGIKNMKHRVKTLNQQIKIETEKGVKITFLGNLNEGKNE; from the coding sequence ATGCAATATAAACTTTCTTTCCTCTTAAGTTTTGTAGCAGTATGCTGCATTGGCTCTATTTTTGGGCAGGAATTAATATATAAGCATTATACTATAAAAAACGGATTGCCACATGATATTACGTATCAATTAATTCAAGATAGTAAAGGATATATTTGGATTGGTACAGATGATGGTTTGGCTAAGTTTAATGGAACAGAGTTTACTAATTATTCTTATGAAGATGGGTTAACCTCTAATTATGTAATTGATGTTATAGAAGGAAAGCATCAAGAAAAATACATAGCTACTTGGGGAGGTGGTTTACACAAGTTACAAAACAATAAGATTAGTCAGCTTAGAGAGGCAGCCAATACTACCTACACAAAAACTAATAAAATAGATTTTATAGCAAAAGGGCAAGTGTACTTAAATGATGATCGCGTTAATTTTAAAATATTTAACCCTAAAACCAATGCTTATAAAGTAGTAGAAGTTATTAAAGATGAATTTGGAAACAAAGAAGTGACTTTTAATAAGGTTAATAGTGAGGGGGTTAAATATAATACTTCGGAAACAGTAGTAGACAGTGTTGTGTATATACACAATAATCCCGTGGCAAGATTGCTTGATATTGATTTTAAAGGGGTATATGCTTTTAAAAACTCAAAACTAATAACCATAAGTAAGCAAATTGAGGACAAAAAAATAGATGCGATTACAAAAGTGAAAGATACTTTTTTAGTGGCTTCTGATGATAACATCTACAAAGTTTTTAATGGTGAAATTATTGACAAGTCAAATATTAGCATTTTAAAAGAAAAGCAAGTTTTAGACTTACGATATATTAACAATACATTATATTTTATTAGTATAGATAAAAATGCTAAAAGAGAGTTATATAGCTATAAGTATAACAATGAAGTAATCAATATCTCTAAAAGGCTAGGAATAAGAAGCTTGATTTCTGATTTTTTAATAAGTAAAGAAGGTGATTTATGGATAACTACCTATGGAGGAGGTTTATACCAAATACCCAATGTACCTTTTAAATTTTATGGGTCAGCTTTTTTTGAAGAAACAGATTTTAAAGATATTCATTTTTATAAAAATAAAGAATACTTATTAAGTACAAATACAATTTATCAGTTACATAAAGGAAAGGTAGAAAAAAGGGCAGAACTTGATTTTCATGAAGAAAAAATGTACCTAAATAAAAATAAATTTGAAATTTTAACACTAAAAAGAGCTACACATTGGGTAAATCATCAACTAGATATACCAGTGGAAGCTGCAAGGTATTTATTAAGAAAGGTGAATACATCTATTCAAATTGATACCAATTTTATATTCATTAACCAAAAACGCATAAAAAGAAAAAAAACACCCATAACAAAGTATTTTCTAAAAGATAGTGTTTTTTACCTTGCCTATGCCAGAGGAGGTTTTTGTAAGTTTAGCGCTAAAACAGGAAAGTTATTGAAGTTTTGGGGACAAAACACCAAAATAGAAACCAATAGAATATCTGATTTTGAAGTGGTAAAAGATACTGTATGGTTAGCTACTAATAAAGGGTTATTTAAATTGGTAAATGATCAGTTTAAAGAGCAGTACACTACTAAAAACGGATTGTTAAGTAATCATATTAATAGCATTTGTTTAAATACTACTGATAACTCACTTTGGATGGGTACTCAAAAAGGACTCAATGTAAAGTGTAGGGAAAATATATATGTGTTAAATGACGAAGTAGGCCAAGAATCTTCTTTTATTACCCGAGTAAAAAAACATAACGGTTTTATATATGCATTGGGTAATAATGGGGTATTTACGTACAAACTCGATAAAAAAATACCTGTAAATAAAACAAGATTACAAGTAACAAAAGAGGGAAGTGTTTTTAGTATAGATGCTATAAATTATACCAACCCTAAAAGTATTCAATTGGCATATAAGTTGAATAATGACGATTGGATGGTTACTAAAAATACAATCGTAAACTTTAGCTCTTTGTCTGGCGGTACACATATTGTACAATTTAAGTATAAAGATAATTTAAGCAATTGGAAGTATACGAAAGATTATACTTTTAAAATACATACGCCTTGGCATGAACAAACTTGGTTTTATGTAATGGTAACCATATTAATTTTAGGAGCGGTAGTTTTATTGCTATTTTGGGGATTAAGAAGAAGTATTAAAAAAAATAAAGTATTAAAAAGTAATATTGAAGAGAAAGAAAAACTACAAAAAGCGCTAAAAGAAGTACGAAAAAATGTAGCTAGAGATTTCCATGATGAATTAGGAAACAAGTTGGCAAGCATTTCTATTACCTCCAATTTGTTAATTGATTCTGGTTATGAATCTGATAAAGACAAACACGATAAAAAAATTAAACAAATAAAAAAAGATGCTGATTATTTGTACCAAGGAATGCGAGATTTTGTTTGGGCATTAGATCATAAAAACGATGATGTACATCAATTACAAGGATATTTGAATGATTTTGGAGAAAGTTTGTTTGAGAATACAATTATTGCTTTTTATTCTAGTCATAATTTAACCAATGAAAAAGTAGGATTGCCATTTTATTGGAGTAAACAGTTGGTGTTGGTTTTTAAAGAAGCAATGACCAATGTGTTAAAACATAGTAAAGCAACACAAGTAAAGCTAAACTTTATTTTAGATAAAAATACACTTACTATAGAGTTAGAAGATAATGGTGTTGGTTTTGCTATGGAAGAATTAAAACGTGTTAATGGAATAAAAAACATGAAACACAGAGTGAAAACATTAAACCAACAAATTAAAATAGAAACAGAAAAAGGAGTTAAGATTACTTTTTTAGGAAATTTAAACGAGGGAAAAAATGAATAA
- a CDS encoding T9SS type A sorting domain-containing protein gives MKKITYLLFFIATVTFAQNTYVPDDNFEQALIDLGYDAGPLDDYVPTANINTITELNLFNKNISDLTGITDFIALTSLDVNQNQLTSLDISGNKALSNLNLNFNQLTSIDISNNLDLEFLQIAENKLTNLEVANNTKLIQLIVNFNQLTSLDISKNTKLSYINVNFNQLTSLNLKNGNNSNFHPASNFSNNGNLTCIQVDDKAFSDANWSNKKDATASYKENCQAITYTSIPDASFEQALIDLGYDTGAIDGKVPTENINTITYLYLDSKNITDLTGIEDFTTLTSLNVGNNRLTNLDLSQNTALTNLVVYYNQLKSIDISNSTNLNSLLAYSNQLTSLNVSNSKSLTILRVSNNKLTNIDISKNTALTYLGLSNNQLTNIDVTKNTALTELYINSNQLTNIDVSNSKSLTILRVSNNKLTNIDVSTNTALTSLGLNSNQLTTLDVSTNTALTKLSLGYNQLTNIDVTKNTALTTLFLSHNQLTTLDVSKNIALTILRAEHNQLTSLNLKNGNNSNFRTESYNLDFRNNPNLTCIQVDDKTFSNVNWSNNKDANASYKENCQAIAYTNIPDANFEQALIDLGYDTGAVDGKVPTENINTITSLSIPNKSIADLTGIEDFTALTQLIIYTNQLTSIDLSKNTALTELSIGNNKLTTIDLSNNVALTELNAYNTQLTSLDVSNNKALTKLIVSANQLKNIDISNNTNLTELSIANNQLTSLDVNNNINLIELNVANNQLTSLDVSNNTILTILNAANNKLISLNLKNGNNTNINTISTQFKNNPNLTCIQVDDKAYSNANWFSLKDNATSYEETCQAPVTYTSIPDTNFEQALIDLGYDTGAIDGKVPTENINTITRLNVFSKDIVDLTGIEDFKGLNQLDARFNQLTSINLADNLELEMLFLSNNQLTSINLSNNKKLKNIYVNDNNLISLNIKNGNNTIIDERFCNFKNNSELTCILVDNKTHSDTYWSSMGSIKDATASYEENCGADINSFTENTSGTWNDANNWSLGTVPSETDEVIIPATANVTINTHALSKKLTVNGTLSLVASTLTIAEELVINGAFNYNASASLLTPKASGTGSFSFTRDTYEARTLNAIDWYVFSLPLNPFVAKNIIVTSTLASGTGANKGLASYNNNATGTTGWNYYNENSTDNLPYGNGYAVKMDNVTHKKFSASKNGVNFSLLHANLSIPSNKGSKNGWNLLGNPNLASIAVNNATRNNNNFLAVNGTKLDPEYAAVYMWNPTTSSYDVINNAYPSAKYIRPITGFFVKVNQREDLAINNNMLSHQLERLPRIANTDASITLSIEEKGQKKSTSIKYLNNATNGLDVGYDAGLFTGAVSKKAIYTKLVSEDKGTPFALQCLAKDAIHNSSVPVGIKAPIAKEINIKAHSNNLPKGIRILLEDKQTNTITDLTDANSSYTVTLATKENNSRFYLHTTAKALSTEEIALDKINVVKLDANTLQLKELKDNATVSIYNVQGKLITNQKATVNATKVRIPSVATGVYLVTIKTATQQTTQKIIL, from the coding sequence ATGAAAAAAATTACATACTTGCTATTTTTTATAGCTACCGTAACTTTTGCACAAAACACCTATGTGCCCGATGATAATTTTGAACAAGCTTTAATTGACTTAGGCTATGATGCTGGACCTTTAGATGATTATGTTCCTACTGCTAATATTAATACAATTACAGAGTTAAATCTATTTAATAAAAACATTTCAGATTTAACTGGTATAACCGATTTTATAGCATTAACCTCGCTTGATGTTAATCAAAACCAACTAACTTCACTAGATATTAGTGGAAATAAAGCTTTAAGCAATCTTAATCTTAATTTTAATCAGTTAACTAGCATTGATATTAGTAATAATTTGGATTTAGAATTTCTTCAAATTGCTGAAAACAAGTTAACAAATTTAGAAGTTGCCAACAATACTAAACTAATTCAGCTCATTGTTAATTTTAACCAATTAACAAGTCTTGATATTAGTAAGAACACCAAACTAAGTTATATCAATGTTAATTTTAATCAGTTAACTAGCTTAAATTTAAAAAATGGAAATAATAGTAATTTCCATCCAGCCTCTAACTTTTCAAATAATGGAAACTTAACTTGTATTCAAGTAGATGACAAGGCTTTTAGTGATGCAAATTGGTCAAATAAGAAAGACGCTACTGCTAGTTATAAAGAAAACTGCCAAGCAATAACTTATACCAGCATCCCAGACGCAAGCTTTGAACAAGCTTTAATTGATTTAGGTTATGATACCGGTGCTATTGATGGAAAAGTACCTACTGAGAATATTAACACAATTACCTATCTATATCTTGATAGTAAAAACATAACAGATTTAACAGGTATTGAAGACTTTACAACTTTGACTTCTCTTAATGTTGGTAATAACCGGTTAACAAACTTGGACCTTAGTCAAAATACAGCATTAACTAATCTTGTAGTCTACTATAATCAATTAAAAAGTATAGATATTAGTAATTCTACAAACCTAAATTCATTACTAGCTTATTCAAACCAATTAACTAGCTTAAATGTTAGCAATAGTAAATCGTTAACTATACTTAGAGTTAGTAACAACAAGTTAACAAACATTGATATTAGTAAAAACACAGCATTAACTTATCTTGGGTTAAGTAATAATCAATTAACAAACATTGATGTTACTAAAAATACAGCATTAACGGAACTTTATATAAATAGTAACCAATTAACAAACATTGATGTTAGCAATAGTAAATCGTTAACTATACTTAGAGTTAGTAACAACAAGTTAACAAACATTGATGTTAGCACAAATACAGCATTAACTTCTCTTGGGCTAAATAGTAATCAATTAACAACTCTAGATGTTAGCACAAATACAGCATTAACTAAACTCAGCTTAGGTTACAACCAATTAACAAACATTGATGTTACTAAAAATACAGCATTAACTACTCTTTTTCTAAGTCATAATCAATTAACAACTCTAGATGTTAGTAAAAATATAGCATTAACTATACTACGAGCTGAACACAACCAATTAACTAGTTTAAATCTTAAAAATGGAAATAATAGTAATTTTAGAACAGAGTCTTATAATTTAGATTTTAGAAACAACCCAAACTTAACCTGTATTCAAGTAGATGATAAGACCTTTAGCAATGTAAATTGGTCAAATAATAAAGACGCTAATGCTAGTTATAAAGAAAACTGCCAAGCAATAGCTTATACTAACATCCCTGACGCAAACTTTGAGCAAGCTTTAATTGATTTAGGGTATGATACCGGTGCTGTTGATGGAAAAGTACCTACTGAGAATATTAATACAATTACTAGTTTAAGTATTCCTAACAAAAGTATAGCTGACCTAACTGGTATTGAAGATTTTACAGCGTTAACTCAACTTATTATTTATACTAATCAGTTAACTAGTATTGATCTAAGTAAAAATACCGCATTAACTGAACTTAGTATTGGTAACAATAAATTAACGACTATAGATTTAAGTAACAATGTTGCGTTAACTGAACTTAATGCCTACAATACTCAATTAACAAGTTTAGATGTAAGCAATAATAAAGCTTTAACTAAACTTATTGTCTCTGCAAACCAATTAAAAAACATAGATATTAGTAATAATACTAATTTAACAGAACTTAGTATAGCTAACAACCAATTAACAAGTTTAGATGTAAATAATAACATTAATTTAATTGAACTTAATGTAGCTAACAACCAATTGACAAGTTTAGATGTGAGCAATAATACCATTTTAACTATACTTAATGCTGCTAATAATAAATTAATAAGTTTAAACTTAAAAAATGGGAACAATACAAATATTAACACAATAAGTACTCAGTTTAAAAATAACCCAAACTTGACTTGTATTCAAGTAGATGATAAAGCGTACAGCAATGCGAATTGGTTTAGTTTAAAAGATAACGCTACTAGTTATGAAGAAACTTGTCAAGCCCCTGTAACTTATACCAGTATCCCAGATACCAACTTTGAACAAGCTTTAATTGATTTAGGTTATGATACCGGTGCTATTGATGGAAAAGTACCTACTGAGAATATTAATACAATTACTAGATTAAATGTTTTTAGTAAAGACATAGTAGATTTAACAGGTATTGAAGATTTTAAAGGCTTAAACCAACTTGATGCTAGATTCAACCAATTAACTTCTATAAATCTTGCTGATAATTTAGAATTAGAAATGTTATTCTTATCTAATAACCAATTAACTTCTATAAATCTTTCAAATAATAAAAAACTAAAAAATATCTATGTAAATGATAATAACCTAATCAGCCTAAATATAAAAAATGGTAATAATACAATAATTGATGAAAGGTTTTGTAACTTTAAAAATAATTCAGAGTTAACTTGTATTTTAGTTGATAATAAAACTCATAGTGATACTTATTGGAGTAGTATGGGATCTATAAAAGACGCTACTGCTAGTTATGAAGAAAACTGTGGTGCGGATATAAATTCTTTTACAGAAAACACTTCAGGTACTTGGAATGATGCTAATAACTGGAGTTTAGGTACAGTGCCTTCAGAAACTGACGAAGTAATAATCCCAGCAACAGCTAACGTTACTATAAATACTCACGCTTTATCTAAAAAGCTAACGGTTAATGGAACTTTAAGTTTAGTGGCTAGCACCCTAACTATTGCAGAAGAATTGGTAATAAACGGAGCTTTTAATTACAACGCTAGTGCTTCTTTATTAACGCCAAAAGCTAGTGGTACTGGTAGTTTTTCATTTACAAGAGACACCTATGAGGCACGAACATTAAATGCTATCGATTGGTACGTATTCTCTTTACCACTTAATCCATTTGTTGCTAAAAATATTATTGTTACTTCTACCTTAGCTTCTGGAACAGGAGCTAATAAAGGGTTGGCTTCCTATAATAACAATGCAACAGGTACTACTGGTTGGAATTATTACAATGAAAACTCAACAGATAACCTTCCTTATGGAAATGGGTATGCTGTAAAAATGGACAATGTGACGCATAAAAAGTTTTCAGCCTCTAAAAACGGAGTTAACTTTTCATTATTACATGCAAACCTATCCATTCCAAGTAATAAAGGATCTAAAAACGGATGGAACTTATTAGGAAATCCTAACTTAGCTTCTATAGCCGTAAACAATGCTACTAGAAACAACAATAATTTCTTAGCGGTTAACGGAACTAAATTAGACCCTGAGTATGCTGCTGTGTATATGTGGAATCCTACTACGAGTAGTTATGATGTTATTAACAATGCGTATCCATCAGCTAAATACATTAGGCCTATCACTGGTTTTTTTGTAAAAGTAAATCAAAGAGAGGATTTAGCTATTAACAACAACATGTTAAGTCATCAGTTAGAGCGATTACCAAGAATTGCTAATACTGATGCTAGTATTACGCTTTCTATAGAAGAAAAAGGACAAAAGAAAAGCACTTCTATTAAGTATTTAAACAATGCTACCAATGGTTTAGATGTTGGTTATGATGCTGGTTTGTTTACTGGAGCCGTTTCAAAAAAAGCTATTTACACAAAATTAGTTTCGGAAGACAAAGGGACTCCTTTTGCCTTACAGTGTTTAGCCAAAGATGCTATACATAATAGTAGCGTACCTGTGGGGATTAAAGCACCAATAGCTAAAGAAATTAATATAAAAGCTCATAGTAATAACTTACCTAAGGGGATTAGAATTTTGTTAGAAGATAAACAAACCAATACAATTACTGATCTTACAGATGCTAATAGCTCTTATACAGTAACCTTAGCTACTAAGGAAAATAACAGTCGTTTTTATTTACACACCACTGCAAAAGCATTAAGTACGGAAGAAATAGCGTTAGACAAAATTAATGTTGTAAAACTTGATGCCAATACTTTACAATTAAAAGAATTAAAAGATAATGCTACGGTAAGCATTTATAATGTACAAGGTAAGTTAATTACTAATCAAAAAGCTACGGTTAATGCTACTAAAGTTCGTATACCATCTGTAGCTACAGGAGTTTATTTGGTCACTATAAAAACAGCTACCCAACAAACTACTCAAAAAATAATACTTTAA